The window AGTTTACCTCTAGGATCTGGGGCTGCATCACTTGCTTTCCTGTTGGTACAAAACACAGCAGAAACACAGGGCATGGCACTcttgggtgggggctggggccaAGGGGCCTGAGCCCAAGTCTCCTGGCTTCTTAGGGGCCTGGCCTAAGCCTGCTCCCTCAGGGAAAGACTGGAGGGCCAGATTCTTATGAGCCACCACATCCAGCTCAGTTGGCTAgtttagttaaaaaaaaggaagcagagaCACAGGCTTGGGAGGCGGTGGTCCCCACCCTTCTGCCCGCCCACCCACCCTTCCTGTTTGCACTTTGTCCTGTAGGCTGTCACCCCTTAATGGTGGGCCTCCCCAGGCCCAGATCTCCCAGCTAACTGGAGGCAAAGGACAACCAAGGTAGCACTGACTAACAAtgccctctgctccctgggaAGGGGCTGGACAATTGGCTTTGGGTACAGAGAGGGGTTGAATTATGGGGAGCCCCTCACCATCTGGATGGCTGCCCCACTTCAGCATGAGGTCAACGGCATACACGGCCCGGGATGAGGGATAGTCGCAGAGGCCCAGGGGGGGTGGCTTAGCGCATGCTACTTGGAACAGCTCTGTGAAGGCTCGGAAGATTTCAGCCTGGGGACCAGGGACAGCTGGGTCAGGGGGGGTGCCCCAAATGGCCTGAATTACTCTTCCTCCATCCCTCACGTCTCCAGACCTGGCCATAGCCACCCCTGCCCCACACCTTCCCGAGTCTTGTGCCTCGGGGCCCCATGGGCTCTCCTCTGCACCAAAGTGTGCAGAGCACCCGAGCCACTCACTCCAGGACATGGGGGCCAGCCTGTACCTCCAGCTGAGTCCCTGTGGTCTCCTTACATTTGCAATTCCTGGGACAGGCAGGGCCTGTGGCTGTCTGGCTGTCCCAAAGGTGAGCTGAATACCCCTCCAGATCACCCCCACAAGAAGCCCTCCACACCGCCTCATGCTGTCTCCTTCACCAGCCTCGGTGGGAGGAGCAGGACCATCCAGAGGAGCCAAAACTCCCCTTCCCTCACATGAACCCACAATGGAGGCTCTGGCCCTGCCAACTTTGCTCAGGACTTACCTGTACGCTCTTCCAGGGGAATTCTGGGTATTGCTTCTCGAACTCAGGGATGAAGTCGTCATAGTGCACCTGTGTCAAACACAGGGCCCATCAAGTTCTGCCTTGCCCTGACATGGGCCTCTGACACGAGCTGGTGTCACAGGTAAGCGCTGGCAGCCTACCGACCCCCTCAAGACACAAATGGGAGGCAAGAGAGTGGGTCTGCGCTCTGGATCTCACTGTGCGACTTGGAAACACAGATTTACTTCTCAGAGCCTCTTGTCTTCATCTAGAAAATGGGACAATGCTCCCTGCCCAGCAAAACTCCCTGGCAGGGCTGCTGCGAGGTCGGGGCCAACACATCACCATGCCCGTGTCAGAACACGGCACTGGCAGCAGTCCTGGGACCCGTGTCTGCAGGGACCAGGCCCGAGATCACTGCTCACCAGCTCACAGGGACCGGGGCAGCAACACCCTCTCAGGCTGAGACTGCACCTGAGTAAGCTGGCAGTCAGCTCAGGTTTCTCCCATAAAGGGCTAGGATGGACTCCGTATGGAAGCCCAATGTCTGTGCCCTCCTGGGCATGTGCCCCCACAAGCAGGGGCCTTCAGAAGAAATGTGACCTTCCAGAGATGACATATttacaacagagagaagacagtTCCCCCAGACACAATGTCCAACAACATCCTGAGGCTCCAGTGAGGGTTCAGGGTCCTAGGGACCAGTTGTCAACAGCCCGGAACAAGAAGCAACAGCCCTTGCTGAGGTGTGCATGTGGGCACACGCCCTAGAGGACGTCTCAGACATGGAACAGCTCGGTGTCCCCAAGCTGTCTGGTACAGCAGGCTTATGAATAATGAAAACCCAGAAATGACCTCAAGGTCTGTCAACGAGACAAGAATAACCTGAGAATGACCTGCAGCTAGACTTACAATGACAAATCTAATCACATGGTGCCCAGCAAAAAAAGAAAGCGGCAGGAAGGTTTGTTCAACGGGTTGCTGTTCTCACAAAAATCTAAACGAGTACAACAGTGGCCAGACTCGTTCAGGGATGTACTCATGCTGGTGAGACTCAAGCCCTGCCTAGACAGCAGGACAGCGGCCCCTGGCGGAAGGAGTAGGAAGGCCACCACAGGCCTTGTGTGTAGAGCAGGGTGGGAGGTACTGTGCCctacttccctttctcctttcctccttcctccactCAGAGCCAGCCCCAGCTTCTGCCTAGGCTGCGCCTACCTGTCCCAGGTGCACTGCTGGCCAGCTGGGGTTTGATGCATTAACCTTGAAAGCGGCCTTGCTTTAATGCCCCTTGGCTCCAGGCGCCCGATCGTGCGGGGCAGAAAGAGAAACCGGGCAGGGTCACAGGCCAGCAGCACTCCTTTTTCAACTCCCTGCACTCCTGCCATGTGGGGGCCATGTGACATGCACCTCTGTGCCTCGCCACCTGCACCTGTCCTATTGCTACAGAGGTTCTGAATGGAAGGCAGTCAGTGCTTCTGGGCTAGGCTACAACCATGCTCTGCCTCAAGTCTCCCTGGTATCTGTGAGAGCTGCAGGGCAGCTGCTTGAGATGACACAGCTGCCAGAAGGCAGGTGCTCTGTCTGCACAGCCTGCCCGGTAGACAGGCTGATGATGGCTGTGGTCCGGGCCTGCATGAGCCCACTCCCCAGGCCCTGTAAGGTCCTGCCAGGCCCCTACCTGCTTCAGCACCACTTCTGGGTCGTAGTTCATGACAGTGAAATGTTTCTCATAATCGTCCAAGTCATTGAGGGCGAAGGGCCTGCAGGACAAGTAGGCAGACCCCTTGAGTGGGCCCCTGGACCAGGGCACTGGTTCTCTTCCCCGCCCCTCCTGCTCACTCTGTGACTCCCACAACTCAGCAAATGTCACTGCAAACCATAGGTATTGCTGCCTATTTTACGAGGAATGCTTATGTTCCTTACAGTGGTCACAGGCATGGCGGGTCCCCTGTGGGTTGCGTGGTAAAGAAGCACCAGTGCAGGATTTCCGATCCTTACAGGAGGGGCCCCCTGACCCCCACCCTGGACCCCTAGCCCGCCTACTCTCTCCAGTTACCGGTTGGAGAAACGCAGCCAGAACACGTCATACACGAACAACCTCAGGGGCTTCACTGACCGCAGCAGCACGATATAGCGGACGTCGAACTTGACCCTCCCCACGTCTTCTCGGAGGAACAAGACAGGACTTTCGATGTACTTGGACACAACCTGGAGAGCAGAGGCATGCTCATGGGAGGCTCTCCCCTTACCTGGGCCAGGGCAAAGAATCCTGTAGGCACGCCAACCTCACCAGCTGTGGACTCACGCTTGGGACAGCCAATGCTATCCCCATGTCCTGGAGAACAGACGTGCTCCCGCAGGCCCCTCCTGCCCTGGTGGCCAGAAGGACCCACACCTTGCACTTACTGTCATTCCTCTGCACTTCCAAACCCTTGTCTAGGCTGGGTCAATTTCCTTCTTTAATTGAAGGAAAAGATCCCACCAACTTTTAGGTGTTAGAAACTGAACACAAATTCTTAGCTTAAACCCACCAGCTTTTCCCCTTGCATAGCCAGAAACCTCCAGCGACCATCTTGTGAGACAtgcctccctcagcctctgcccaggGGCATGATCTTGTGTCCCCAAACTCCCTAACACTGCTTCTGAGGAGCCCCATGTCACTACAGCATCTTCGTCCAGGGCCCCCAGGGGCTCCCTGGCCTGGCCATCTCCCTCTGGCTGTGTGGTCACCCATGGTGCAGCGTGTGCTTGAAGTAAAATACACCTAGCATGGCTGAGTGACCGTCATAGCCCTCTCTGCTGGCAGGGTAGTGGAAGGCATGGCATGAGGGCTTCAGAGACTCCTGTGAGCTGAGTGACCCCACCATCGCTGACACTGACACCAGGACTCACCTGCACAAGACCTTGACACCAcagtcccctgcccccaccccagtggCCGCCCTGTGCGCCACGCGCACTGTGCCCCAATTGGGGCGCACCTTGGGGCTGCTCTCGCGGTGCCGGATGATGCTGTGGAGGTTCTTGGTGACATGGGTGTCCAGGCTACGTGCCAGGTTCCAGGGCTTGCAGATCCAGtggttgtcctcacccctggggGCAGAGGGGCTGGCTGGGCTGCACCAGGGCCACCCTCTCCAGCATTTCCCCAGGACCAAGGCAGCAGAGGGACACCTGACCTCCCTGGGGGCTGAGGGAGGTGTCACGGCAGAGGCTAGAGGCTGTCCCGAGGGAAGCCCACACCGCCACAGCCTGGACTTGGCAGCACAGCCTGGGGGCAGCAGGGGCGGGGGGTGCTTACCGGCTCTCCCGCTGCTGGAAGTAGCTGACAAACTGGGGCAGCTCAGTGCGCAGGTTGAAGGTGCGGGGCAGCCAGGCCGGGCCCTCGGGGCCGCCTGCCCTGCGTGCGATGGAGGCCAGGCAGTCCTTCACCGTCAGCAGGTTCTCACAGGGGAACTGGTTCAGCAGCACGTGGGGCCTCTCCTGGCTGAGCTTCCTGCGGCCGAGCAGTGGGACGGCTCAGGGGGCTGCAGCGAGAGGCTCTAGGCTGGCCGTTGGTGCCTGGCTGGGAGGTGCCTCACCTGAAGTCCTTGAAGTGTGAGAAGTTGTAGAGGATGTCGGCGTCCGCCTCGCTCTGGGCAAGGGTGAAGCGAGGGTGGGTGAGGTGGCTGAGCACCTGCTGCACGTCTGTGTAGACCCTGCAGGGGGAGGTGGGCTGGAGTCAGCCAGGCGGAGACTCGGCCCTGGCCTGTCGGCTAAGTGTTGAAGAACTCGGACCGCTACAGCCCCAGGTTGCCCACATTTGTCATAAGGATGAAACGGGACAACCGGAGTATAGAACAAATGCAGGCCCTTTCCTCCCAGGGCAATACAGGGACAGGTCAGCACTACGGATTCCCGCAGACACACTAAGAAATTGACCCTTGAGAAGGGAGCTTACGCCCCAGGTGCCTGCAGGTGAGCATGTGGCCAAGACAACTGTTTCACTGCACACCACCGTGACTGGTCTGTGCTGGCCCTGGGCAGAGGTATGATGGACAGGGCCTGGGAGCCTGTCTGCTGGGGGTGGCAGTGATGGCCACCATTTTAAATCAATGGGGTTGAgtgaggaggcaggagggggccCAGGCTGGGACAGTGTTTTGGGTACGGGGGTGCTGGGCTGCTCCGGCAGGGCTGGAGCACGGAGCATGATCTCAGCAGGTCTCAGGGAGGCCTCTAACCCCAAGGAGGTGGAGGGATGCTGGGCAGTGGGCCTCAGGAAAGGGGAGGATGGCCAAGCAGAGGGCAGTGGGGGGAAAACCCAGGACTGGAGGAAGGAGCAGCACAAAGTGTGTTGCTCCGTCTGTGGACAGCCATAGAAGGGGCTCCCACTGAAGGCAGAGGCCAGTACACTCTGGCTGGGCTGGATTCACCTCTGAGCCTGTGTTATATACCTGGTGGGCAGGGATCCGCACCTTCACTTACTCACCTGTAGAATGGAGTCTCTGCTCCTATGGGGGCCAGCCCACACCTGTAGACACTGGGCACAGCACCTTCTGGCAGCCCAGGGCCTTCCTAAGAGCCCAGCATGGTCCCTGTCAGCACGGGCGCCCagccttcggggggggggggagggggctggcatGTGTAGGCCTGGGTGTTTTCCCTCCAGGAGCATATGAACACATGGGCCTGTAGAGCAGTGTGCAGCAGTCCCGTGTGATCTTAAGAGCTCCCCTTCTAGTACCTCAGTTACCATGGAGCCACCAGGACAGAACAGACCTACTGAGTACCTCCCTGTGCTAGGCAATATTCTGGGAGCTGTGGgaactgagtgtgtgtgtgtgtgtgtgtgagagagagagagagagagagagggagagagtgcgCGCAAAGTGACTGAGGAAAAGTCTCACTGAGCTTAGAAGAAGGCTACGCACTTGAAGACGTGGTCAGAGGGATACGGATACGCCACCAGGTCAATGGCAAGTGGCAGCTTCTCCTTGTTCTCCTCCAAAATGGCCTGGAAAGAAAAGACACTGGAGGTAGAAACAGATCTTTGAGAAGGGAAGCCAGTGAACACACATGTCCCCCACCCTGGCACAGCAGGGTTCAGTATCTTGGGGCACACCCAGCCCTCATGTGGAGCCTCTCACCAGAGCGCTCTGACCACTCCTACCCCAGTAGTCTGGGGCTCAAGGCCCCTCAGGTGCTCAACAACCCAAATATTGTTCTTAATCTTCTCCCCACCAAGAAACCAGGCAGCTGAGGTGCCCAGCCTACCCTGGGAGGGGGGTCCTGGTCCTCAGGGAGTCCCAAAAGGCTGTTCTGAGCTTAGATAGAGTGGTGGTTTAAAACACACCCACAAAATTTtgacatttcctttaaaaaaaggtTAGTTCCTCTCCCTTTGAGTGTTGGCTGAATGAGTTGTTTCTAAtcaataaaaagtgaaagaacggcctgaccaggtggtggcgcaatggatacagcattggactgggatgcaaaggacccaggttcaagaccccaaggtcgccagcttgggcgcaggctcatctggtttgagcaaaagctcaccagcttggatccaaggttgctggctcaagcaaggagttacttggtctgctgaaggcccgcggtcaaggcacatatgagaaagcaatcaatgaacaactaaggtgttgcaacgcgcaatgaaaaactaatgattgatgcttctcatctctccgtccctgtctatccctctctgactgtctgtaaaaaaaaaggaaaaaaagtgaaagaacgCTTGCAACTTCATCAAAGGCCCTGaggcttccccctcacttctCTTGGTTCACCTGCTTTGAAAGTAATTAGCTGCCAGCTCGTGAGGACACTCACACAGCCCTTTGAGGAGACCCCATAGGGAGGAACTCAGGCCTCCACCAGCAGCCAGCACCACTCTCCCAGGTGTAGAAGCAGGTCCTCAGCCCCACCAGGCCTCGGAGGACGTGGTCCTGGCTGTCAGCCTGACTGAGCCTCATGAGAGACTCTGGGCCACTCTCCAACTCCCATCCCACAGAAACTATGTGAGATGCCAGACcggtggtggcaccgtggatggagcattgacctgggatactgagaacccctgttcaaaaccccgaagttgctggcttgagtgggctcatcaacatgatcccgggtcactggcttgaagccccaggtcgctggctcagcttgagcccccccgtcaaggcatgtatgaaaagcaatcaatgaacaactaaagtgaagcaagtatgagttgatgtttctcatttctctatcaaccagagaaaaacaaacaaacacaaaaaagctgtgtgagataataaatgtttgctatttgTGGCTGGAGTGATTTGTTACCCAGCAATAATATAGACAACCCGGGGCCCAGAGCACAGGCCTGATCCAGATGGGTCAATTGGGGACAAACAACCAGGATGCTTCAGGCAGTGTTTGGCCTCTTACCTTTTCTTCCTGGTCAGTAGAATGTGACCCAAGAAGAAATGATATTGTAATTCATGTCACATTAACAACCTCAAGATCAGGAAGCCTTTGTCCCCTGGACATTCTTAAGCCTTGCCCCTTTTTAGTCACTCATTTTCTCAaacatttactaagcacctactggGTGCAGGCACTCTACAAGCCTCTGAAATACGTCAGTGAACCAAGAAGGGTGATCACGGAGTTTTTGGCGTCAATCGTCACTGGTGAGAATTCAGAATTCATGGGTAAGGTACCCATAGGACTGCCACTGCTACCCAGCCTCCCCCATCAGGAGCATGCAAAGCCGCCACTGCCACACAGAAGGGCCCACTCTAACTCCAGCTTCCTCATTTACTCTTCCCACCACCCTCTGAGGCAGAGTGAGCGGCTGAGGTGCTGGGAGAGAGGGGGCAGGCGAGGCAGCTTCTAGACAGGGAGGAGTGTGTGGCCTCTGCTCACAAGTTACCAAGTCCCCTTGAGTCTGGACTCGAGTTTTCCCACCAGCTGTGCGACCTTTGACAAGTTAACCTCTCTgtaccttagtttcctcattctcagtaaaataaagacaaataggaCTATTAGTATTGATGTTATAAGAATTACAGTAGACAGTGCCCATAAAGTGCTAAGCATAGGCTCCTTTGTTGCCTGGTTTCCAACTGGGACCAGCCGACAGCAAGTAATGGCAGGAGTCCATAGGGCAGGGCAGCGGTTGGGCCTGGTTCATACACTTCTTCTAACCTCAGACCTCACTAACCCTGGCTCCCTCACCTGGCCCACCCCCACGTACGTATGGAGTCCTGCTGTGTCCTGGCGGGGCCCTGGCCAATGGGCTGTCCACTGACTGCCAGCACCCCAGCCCGTACAATCCTCTGAAAGGATGGCTCCCAGCATCAGTCTCCATGGTCACGCTCAGGCTGATACCCATGCAGTACGGCCACAGGCAGCTGTGGTCTGAGCCCCTTGTCTCTTAGACACTCCCAAACACTATTCCACCCCTACCGTAGCTGGGCGTCATTCAGTGACATCTGGTGACTAAATGGAGAACGTCTCAGAAGCCACCAGGCAAACAGGCTCaggggtgggaagggaagggtCACACCTGATAGTGCACATCAGGCGGCTCAGGCGTGCAGGAGTTGAGGTCCAGCATATTGGCgggggcccagggcagcagcaTGCACTTCCGGATCAGAGGATCTGTCTCTCCATAGGCAAAGTCCCGGGTTACTTCCTCTGCACCAAGACACACGTGCTCGTCAAGGGGTGGCAGGAGATTGGGCCCAGCCCATCCTCCAGGGTGGGCCAGTGTTGCACTTACCACCCGTGTCCAGATCCCTTAGGGGCCACAGCAATGTGTAGGCCACCTGCTGGGGCATGTAGAAGAAGGGTGCGGTGGCAAAGCTGGGAACGTCTGAGTGTTGGATGCGTGAGCCAAACTCGTCCATGATATACCACACTGGCACCTTCTCCTCGGCTGTCTGTGGGCACAGCACACACAGCCGTCGTCCACTGGCCCAGCCACCTATCCTCCACCCATTCATGCACCCAACACCAACCACCCAACTCTCTGAGCCTGGAGCA is drawn from Saccopteryx leptura isolate mSacLep1 chromosome 1, mSacLep1_pri_phased_curated, whole genome shotgun sequence and contains these coding sequences:
- the TTLL12 gene encoding tubulin--tyrosine ligase-like protein 12 isoform X2 produces the protein MGRAGACRPAVGGVLGSREEGGAGRGEATGGRTESEGLRRRWLRAGGGGMEADARLVLTPESAPNSGQGPDAEEGAQALAEFAALHGPALRASGVPERYWGRLLHKLEHEVFDAGEMFGIMQVEEVEEEEESEEEAAQEAHKKKPNPGSERCYKVIVTNENRLQAADPNSIFLIDHAWTCHVEHARQQLYQVPGLLHRMANLMGVEFHGELPSTEAVDQVLEEMWKFNQTYQLSHGTAEEKVPVWYIMDEFGSRIQHSDVPSFATAPFFYMPQQVAYTLLWPLRDLDTGEEVTRDFAYGETDPLIRKCMLLPWAPANMLDLNSCTPEPPDVHYQAILEENKEKLPLAIDLVAYPYPSDHVFKVYTDVQQVLSHLTHPRFTLAQSEADADILYNFSHFKDFRKLSQERPHVLLNQFPCENLLTVKDCLASIARRAGGPEGPAWLPRTFNLRTELPQFVSYFQQRESRGEDNHWICKPWNLARSLDTHVTKNLHSIIRHRESSPKVVSKYIESPVLFLREDVGRVKFDVRYIVLLRSVKPLRLFVYDVFWLRFSNRPFALNDLDDYEKHFTVMNYDPEVVLKQVHYDDFIPEFEKQYPEFPWKSVQESK
- the TTLL12 gene encoding tubulin--tyrosine ligase-like protein 12 isoform X1, yielding MGRAGACRPAVGGVLGSREEGGAGRGEATGGRTESEGLRRRWLRAGGGGMEADARLVLTPESAPNSGQGPDAEEGAQALAEFAALHGPALRASGVPERYWGRLLHKLEHEVFDAGEMFGIMQVEEVEEEEESEEEAAQEAHKKKPNPGSERCYKVIVTNENRLQAADPNSIFLIDHAWTCHVEHARQQLYQVPGLLHRMANLMGVEFHGELPSTEAVDQVLEEMWKFNQTYQLSHGTAEEKVPVWYIMDEFGSRIQHSDVPSFATAPFFYMPQQVAYTLLWPLRDLDTGEEVTRDFAYGETDPLIRKCMLLPWAPANMLDLNSCTPEPPDVHYQAILEENKEKLPLAIDLVAYPYPSDHVFKVYTDVQQVLSHLTHPRFTLAQSEADADILYNFSHFKDFRKLSQERPHVLLNQFPCENLLTVKDCLASIARRAGGPEGPAWLPRTFNLRTELPQFVSYFQQRESRGEDNHWICKPWNLARSLDTHVTKNLHSIIRHRESSPKVVSKYIESPVLFLREDVGRVKFDVRYIVLLRSVKPLRLFVYDVFWLRFSNRPFALNDLDDYEKHFTVMNYDPEVVLKQVHYDDFIPEFEKQYPEFPWKSVQAEIFRAFTELFQVACAKPPPLGLCDYPSSRAVYAVDLMLKWGSHPDGKQVMQPQILEVNFNPDCERACRYHPTFFNDVFSTLYLDEPSNCHVTRLV